DNA sequence from the Gimesia sp. genome:
TCGAGCGTTGCAGCAACGCGGACTTCCCGTTTGAAACGTCGCACCTGATCTTCCGAAGCCAGCATCTGCTGTGACATCATCTTCAGCGCTACAATCCGGTGCATCGTGCGGTGCAGGGCTTTGAAGACCATGCCCATCCCGCCGACATCGATCAGATCGAGGATCAGGTATTTGTCGATTAACAACTCAGGCTCACCTTTCAGCAGGGCGGACGCCTGGTACGAGGTCAATTTGCCGTTGGTGACAAGTTGTGAAGCCAGTTGCCGCGCATCGGGGGGAGGTGTTCCTGTGGAAACCGAATCGCTGACCGACGCAAATTCGTCCGGCGAGAGCACACCAACCGCAGAGAGTTTCGAAAGAAAGTCATCGCAGTCGATGTCTTCCTGCGGTTCGTCTGTTTCTTGAGTCGCAGCCGGTTCCGCTTCCTCATCCAGGTGAGGTATGTCGGCTACGACCTCATCCAGTTTCTGTTCCAGTAAATCAACAGAGGGATCGGCGTGATTCAACAGCGACCTGACTTCGGTGAGCAGTGCTTCGTCGGAACCACATTTCTGAACCAGCCAGGCGTCTCGTTGTTCATCGTCCACTTCCAAAGCCGCCAGGAATGTCTGCTGGACTTTCTCCGCGTGTGACTTACTCATCTGCAGAATCACTTTCTGTGCCGGGACCGAGCTCGCGATACAACCAGGCTTTCGCATACTTCCAGTCGTTGTTGACTGTCCGCAATGAGACATCCAGTTGTTCGGCGATCTCCTCGCCCGTCAAACCACCAAAAAATTTCAGTTCCACAATCCTGGCTGCCCGGGGCAACTCGCTGGCGAGCGTCTCCAGGGCGTCATTCAATTCCAGGATGTCTAACTGATTGGCGTCATCGGCGACAGAAATGTGCAACGGAATTCCTCGACCGTCATTTCCTCCCCGTTTAAGTCGTTTTCGCTGCCGGGCGTAATCGACCAGCAGGCGACGAATAATGGTCGCGCCGGCGGCCAGCATCAGGGATCGATCTGCGGGATCGAGATTCTGCTGTTCCTGCAGTTTGAGGTACGCATCGTTGACGAGCAGCGTGGGTTGCAGGGAATGGCCAGCACTTTCGCGACGCAAAGCCCGTTCAGCCAGACCATGTAGCTGGTCGTAAATCGATTGATCCCAGCTGTTTGTGGTTCCGTCTGGCGGTACGGTCATCGGTGTGGCCTGCTGCTCTCGAATGAATCGGATGGGGGGATTCTGTTCCTCGATAACAGAAATTCACTATCTGATTGATGAGACCCATTATAAGGGGGCTTCAAGCGGACGCAATGCCCCGGATTTCGTTTCTACCAGCGGCGGAACGAGAAAAAAATTGGATTTCGAAAAAGGTTCCCAATCGGATTGCACACATTTCCTCAGTCTGTCGCCAAGCTTATCACGAGGGGAACACAACCAGTCACAGACACCTTCAGGGGAAATCAACATGGCGATTTACGATTCCACAGACCACAAACTGGGCGATTACCTGCTGGGAAGAGCAACCGGATACTACGACAACGCCTACAGTTCGCTGGGGGCAGAACATTACCGCCACGCACAGAAGCAGCGAGACGAGGCACTAAGCATCACGTATCGGCCCTCGCAGAGTGGGCCGGGCATTTTCGATGACGCCTTCGCCGAAGCAGGCGACTTCGGTTCCGAATGGGCCGAGACCATCATCGAGTATGGAAGCGGCGCCTTCACCTGGGTCCCCGCCTGGACGGGTACGGTTCTCAAGCTGATCTGCGTCTTCCTGTTCCTGGTGGCAGGTGTGCAATACGAATTCACGGGCTGGGGGCTGTTACTGGTCGCCGGTAGCGGCTGGTTCGCACCACGGATCACGGCAGGTCTGCTTAAAATGACCCTGAGTCTGAGTCTGTCGCTGGTTTACCTGGCTTTCATTCTGCTGGTC
Encoded proteins:
- a CDS encoding ECF-type sigma factor — protein: MTVPPDGTTNSWDQSIYDQLHGLAERALRRESAGHSLQPTLLVNDAYLKLQEQQNLDPADRSLMLAAGATIIRRLLVDYARQRKRLKRGGNDGRGIPLHISVADDANQLDILELNDALETLASELPRAARIVELKFFGGLTGEEIAEQLDVSLRTVNNDWKYAKAWLYRELGPGTESDSADE